From the genome of Hippocampus zosterae strain Florida chromosome 8, ASM2543408v3, whole genome shotgun sequence:
AAAACACGTCATCGACGGTAACGCCCATTGCGCCATCAACAACCATTTGGCAAACGTTAATCTAAATTgccacatttgaaatgtttacttggaaaatgaaatgattaATGAATCAAATGACTATTACAACGCTTTGCGTCACCCCCTCGCTGATGTGTTCAAGTGCCCACCCAACAAAGAGATTCACCTTCCGTTACGATAGCTGCCTGGAGAAAAATTGTGCGAAAAATGTGTCAGTGAATACTAGATCAGGTATGTTAATGAGTGATATAAGCTTTAACTACAGGCAAttgacaatgaaaaatgttctttcATAGAACTTCGCATTAGAATGTGGACAATGGAGTATCGTTGACCGTCCCAATCCCACTCCGAAACTTCAACTCACCACAACAGCAGTCAGCGGCTGTCCGGGGATAAAAGACATTTTGTCGCTGGTGTGATAAGGAAatcaacgacaacaacaataacaacttcTTAAAGGAAACGTTGTTgagggagaaaaagaaatccaaagTGGGGCAACTTCCTTGATGACTACTGCTACATTAGTTATAGCAGGGCTGATCCCTTGCTGAAAAACTGGGCGCGGCTTTAACTAGCACGGTGCATTATGGTTAATGAAGTTATTGAGCCACACCGTTCCAACGAGTAGTCACCAGGtagcaaaatgtgtttgttttgtttgtttattgaacataaaacatatacagtaataaaaatATTGTTCGGAACATGCCTAAAATGTCTACAACCTGCATTAAACAGAAGCAGatattttgaaattgttcattgttgtaatattttttgtgacaaaTAATCCATACAGTAATCCAATATGATGTAGAATATTACTTAAAGCATGTTGACTGTGGGCAGGTCAGTCTTCCTGTAAACAAAGTTCTGAGTTCAAATCTTAGTTTACATTTCAATGTTGTCCTCGtgcatcttttttgttgttgtttttgttgctgttttttaaaaaaatatatatatatattttgcacgTAATCACCGCTTCcttccacactccaaaaacattcatgtttgcttttctaaattgtccatttgtGCGAGCATGGATGCTTGATTGTGTGTATAGGTGCTCTGCAGCTgtatggcgaccagtccaggacaTCATTTACTTTGGCCTAAAGTCAGATGCGAGCGCAGTACCACGATTTTACTCCAAAAAGTTTAACATTATAAGTCATTGAATCATTATGCAAAATTTGATCATGAACACTCCGCTTATATTTGGTGGGGggaagcaaaataataatacagtttgAATGTACATCAcataacatttaaataaattcctaaataaatgattaaaaacaaaaagctcttCAAGAATAAATGCAAACACAATGAACGTAAAACTTAAATACAATTAACTAAACTGTTCAAGCAGCGATTCCTTCATGTACCGCTGGAGGGAGCCCAAATATCACGAGCGGTACACACAATCACGCTGACAATTGCTGGTGGAGAAAATGGATGCGTGGATGAATTGCGCATTCACATTAATCGGGTTTTGCCTCTCTCAGAGGGTCGATCTGCAATCCGGTAAATAATCCGGTTGCTGTGTTTTCTCCGTCATGCTTCTTTTGTTTGGTAACCGGGTGCGAAAGGAGGAGGTGGTGAGTACTCTTGCGGTAGGTTCTCGCCCTCGCCCTCgtcctcgtcataatgggagaGCACAGAGTCGAACAGCTGCACCCAGGACATCTCCTGCAGATCCTCAGTCTTAGTGTTCGTCTCATTGTGGTGGTCAACGATGGGAGCGGGGGTCACCTCCTTGTTGGGGGGTGTGAGCACATTCTTAGAAGGAGTTTCGAGAGGTTTCACGGGCAGAGTGATGTCAGTGATGTATCGCTTCCTGGTCTTTGGAACAGGCTTTAAaataggaacaaaaaaaagacagaaatgtaATTATTTGAAGCATAACGGAATTCATGGTCAAATGATTCTAACCATGGCTGGACGTGCATGGCTGTGGGTCTCATCATTATTGTGATGTTCTTGATTTTCTTTCGATATCACATGACTCGTGCTGTACTGCACAGAACTGTTGCTGCTGTATTTCTTCCATACAGTTGAGGCCTAAAGtcaaagcagaaaaataaatcaacaaaagcTTCAACAGTTAATACTAAGTGTTATTATACCAAACAACTTTGAAGGTTCCAACCAAATCTGCCCCTTCAGATTCAGACTTCATAATGAAACTTTCGGTTCGTATACAAATTGTTGGGTCTCCGGAGTGACTGCCCACCCACCCACTGTAAAATTAAATAACCAAATAAATCTGAAATCAAGGTTGAACTTTCTGGCCTTAATTCCATGTGGTTTGTTtggcacaaacaaaacattcctCATCACCAAAAGAACTGTTTTGGGTCTTTTTATGAACACTTCTAAAAATCACTCAGTGTGAGCGCAAAACCTTCACGCTTTAgcgagagagcaaaaaaaaaaaaaaaaaagtcagcaaaagCCTACCAGAACACCAGACGTGATTGCTCAGGATTGCTCACCTGTCCACAAGAGAAAGTCAGCACCTCGTTGTGGGCCGCGATGGGGACCTTTCGGTGAAAGTCCACCAGTTGTTGCAAACTAGAGTGGCACTTTCCCtcacccacaatggcgcaagaGCCGTCTTTCTTGGCATCAATCATGAAATGTCTGAAGCGACCCTCGGCACTGAGGCGGGCATGGAAGAGAAAGAGTGTGATACTTTGTACGACTGAACATCAAAAAACGGAATGTTGAATTTGATTTCAGCATATCATAGCGCATGGA
Proteins encoded in this window:
- the hsh2d gene encoding hematopoietic SH2 domain-containing protein homolog, producing MTELSQLSKQQNHTWFGASQPTWIQNGVVPEWFYWRISRKAAEDLLISKPPGSFLIRVSESRVGYTLSYRAEGRFRHFMIDAKKDGSCAIVGEGKCHSSLQQLVDFHRKVPIAAHNEVLTFSCGQASTVWKKYSSNSSVQYSTSHVISKENQEHHNNDETHSHARPAMPVPKTRKRYITDITLPVKPLETPSKNVLTPPNKEVTPAPIVDHHNETNTKTEDLQEMSWVQLFDSVLSHYDEDEGEGENLPQEYSPPPPFAPGYQTKEA